In the Artemia franciscana chromosome 1, ASM3288406v1, whole genome shotgun sequence genome, one interval contains:
- the LOC136030204 gene encoding monocarboxylate transporter 14-like, which yields MSSCVRLRRLGAAVSCPFVGALSDVIGCRLTLIIGAIIGCLSFVLASQATNIYVLFLTYGVMGGIGLGLIYLPSLMLVIFYFEKKRAMATGIAVCGSGFGTFLCAPFAAWLQDSYGWRGAHLIIGGLVLNCCVGDRGSSYALQPIIEETNYLTVTSQSQLKDVVLEVQKPNDDEEDGATARFMTSSLKIY from the exons gtCCGTTCGTTGGTGCACTGTCGGACGTTATTGGTTGTAGGCTGACTTTGATAATTGGAGCTATTATTGGatgtttatcatttgttttggCGTCCCAGGCAACAAACATCTATGTACTCTTTTTAACCTATGGTGTTATGGGAG gAATTGGACTTGGCTTGATTTACTTGCCTTCCCTGATGCtagtcattttttattttgagaaaaaacgtgCCATGGCCACTGGCATTGCCGTATGTGGCTCaggctttggaacttttttgtGTGCCCCTTTCGCCGCTTGGCTCCAAGATTCTTATGGCTGGcgtggagctcatttgattatcGGTGGCCTTGTACTCAATTGTTGT GTTGGAGATAGAGGAAGTAGCTATGCGTTGCAACCGATTATAGAAGAAACTAATTATTTGACTGTTACCTCTCAATCGCAGCTAAAAGATGTTGTTCTCGAAGTACAAAAGCCAAATGATGATGAAGAGGATGGCGCAACTGCCAGGTTTATGACATCCTctttaaaaatttactaa